A single region of the Solwaraspora sp. WMMD406 genome encodes:
- a CDS encoding bacterial transcriptional activator domain-containing protein has translation MTSEAGTPQAPHRLSLLGGFRLVDGAGPITVPRGLQRIIALIGLRPGATRTHVAGLLWPDAAEERALSSLRTGLWRLRREPGCPVRTVGDTVRLDTSIRVDVDDLVRTAARVRDGGDPRLATAVLTAARHDLLPGWYDDWVLLERERLRQLRLHMLEQVARSYLDAGRHDEALQAALEAMGAEPLRETPHRLIVQIHLAEGNAYEALHAFYAYRDLVLRELQLEPSTAMSALLSDILAPIREGPARPARPARSTRRATGRTRDDPVTPRLIR, from the coding sequence GTGACGTCAGAGGCAGGCACTCCGCAAGCACCTCACCGGCTTTCGCTCCTGGGTGGATTCCGGCTGGTGGACGGGGCGGGCCCGATAACCGTCCCTCGTGGACTTCAACGCATCATCGCGCTGATCGGGCTGCGGCCGGGGGCGACCCGTACCCACGTGGCCGGTCTGCTCTGGCCGGACGCCGCCGAGGAACGGGCCCTCTCCTCGCTGCGCACCGGGCTGTGGCGGCTGCGGCGGGAGCCGGGCTGTCCGGTACGGACCGTCGGCGACACCGTACGGCTCGACACCTCGATCCGGGTGGACGTCGACGACTTGGTCCGGACCGCCGCGCGGGTGCGCGACGGTGGCGATCCCCGGCTGGCCACCGCCGTCCTCACCGCCGCCCGGCACGATCTGCTGCCGGGCTGGTACGACGACTGGGTGTTGTTGGAACGGGAACGGCTGCGTCAGCTGCGGCTGCACATGCTGGAGCAGGTCGCCCGATCCTATCTGGACGCTGGTCGGCACGACGAGGCGTTGCAGGCCGCCCTGGAAGCGATGGGGGCCGAGCCGTTGCGGGAGACACCGCACCGGCTGATCGTGCAGATCCATCTGGCCGAGGGCAACGCCTACGAGGCGCTGCATGCCTTCTACGCGTACCGCGATCTGGTGTTGCGTGAGCTGCAGCTGGAGCCGTCGACGGCGATGTCGGCGCTGCTCAGCGACATCCTCGCGCCGATCCGGGAGGGACCGGCCCGGCCGGCTCGGCCGGCTCGGTCGACCCGGCGGGCCACCGGGCGCACCCGGGACGACCCGGTGACGCCCCGGCTGATCCGGTGA
- a CDS encoding ABC transporter ATP-binding protein → MTDPHGEQPSGIDPPVPAPSSASDEAGRLPRLRLLWSFARPHRRALGLGLILALLGSAGGLATPMVTKWVLDSLAGSTSLRDPVVALLGLLALGVVIWLWQWILLGTVGERVVLDARESMVRRLFRATVPAVTTRPTGEFVTRVTSDTVLLREAASSSAIGLINGSVMLVGTLALMAVLDLVLLAATVGAIAVMAVLFSLLMPGIAKAQERAQEHVGRLGAALEGTLRAIRTVKVSRAEARQSDRIVGEARESARQSIRAIRREAFAWTISWTGIQLAIIMILGIGAWRVSTGALPVSSLIAFLLYAFGLMGPVTTLGRHVTALQSAIAAAGRIRQIEAMDVEADPATVTVTVTSGPGPAAVPTDAATRPVLELRAVTAGYGPDQPAAVRDVDLAVPARGHVAIVGPSGAGKTTLFSLILRFLAPQHGELLLDGQPYPTLTHDQVRQRLAYVEQDTPVIPGTIRENLLFTHPDATDEEIHRALGAVRLADKIDSLVDGLDTPLTPSSMSGGQRQRIALARAILRRPDVLLLDEATAQVDGLTEAAIHECIREQADHGAVVTIAHRLSTVIDADTIVVMEDGRIRARGDHETLLATDTLYRDLVEALHIAEAGTRAAEELAVSNAG, encoded by the coding sequence ATGACCGACCCGCACGGGGAACAACCATCCGGCATCGACCCGCCCGTACCGGCACCCTCCTCCGCATCCGACGAGGCCGGGCGGCTACCCCGCCTGCGCCTGCTCTGGTCGTTCGCGCGACCTCACCGCCGCGCGCTCGGACTCGGGCTGATCCTCGCCCTGCTCGGCTCCGCCGGTGGACTCGCCACACCGATGGTCACCAAGTGGGTGCTGGACAGCCTCGCCGGATCCACGTCGTTGCGCGACCCGGTGGTCGCCCTGCTCGGCCTGCTGGCACTGGGCGTCGTCATCTGGCTCTGGCAGTGGATCCTGCTCGGCACGGTCGGCGAACGGGTGGTGCTCGACGCCCGCGAGTCGATGGTCCGTCGGCTGTTCCGGGCCACCGTACCGGCGGTCACCACCCGCCCCACCGGCGAGTTCGTCACCCGGGTCACCTCGGACACGGTGCTGCTGCGGGAAGCCGCTTCGTCCAGTGCGATCGGGCTGATCAACGGTTCGGTGATGCTGGTCGGCACCCTCGCGCTGATGGCCGTACTGGACCTGGTGCTGCTGGCCGCCACGGTCGGCGCGATCGCCGTGATGGCCGTCCTGTTCAGCCTGCTGATGCCGGGCATCGCCAAGGCTCAGGAGCGGGCCCAGGAACACGTCGGCCGGCTCGGCGCCGCGCTGGAAGGCACGCTCCGGGCGATCCGTACGGTCAAGGTCAGCCGGGCCGAGGCACGCCAGTCCGACCGGATCGTCGGCGAGGCACGCGAGTCCGCCCGGCAGAGCATCCGGGCGATCCGCCGGGAAGCGTTCGCCTGGACCATCTCGTGGACCGGCATCCAGCTGGCGATCATCATGATCCTCGGCATCGGCGCGTGGCGGGTCAGCACCGGCGCTCTGCCGGTCTCCAGCCTGATCGCCTTCCTGCTGTACGCATTCGGTCTGATGGGACCGGTCACGACGCTGGGTCGGCACGTCACCGCGCTGCAGTCCGCGATCGCGGCGGCCGGCCGGATCCGGCAGATCGAGGCGATGGACGTCGAAGCCGATCCGGCCACAGTCACGGTCACGGTCACCAGCGGCCCCGGCCCGGCGGCCGTACCCACCGACGCCGCCACCCGTCCCGTGCTGGAACTGCGCGCGGTCACCGCCGGATACGGGCCGGACCAGCCGGCGGCGGTCCGCGACGTCGACCTGGCCGTACCGGCCCGTGGACACGTGGCGATCGTCGGCCCGTCCGGCGCCGGCAAGACCACCCTCTTCTCACTGATCCTGCGCTTCCTCGCCCCTCAGCATGGCGAGCTGCTGCTCGACGGTCAGCCGTACCCGACGCTCACCCACGACCAGGTCCGACAGCGACTGGCGTACGTGGAGCAGGACACCCCGGTCATCCCCGGCACCATCCGGGAGAATCTGTTGTTCACCCATCCGGACGCCACCGACGAGGAGATCCACCGGGCGTTGGGGGCTGTTCGACTCGCCGACAAGATCGACTCGCTGGTCGACGGGCTGGACACCCCGCTCACCCCGTCGTCGATGTCCGGCGGGCAGCGGCAACGGATCGCGCTGGCCCGGGCGATCCTGCGCCGACCCGACGTCCTGCTGCTCGACGAGGCGACCGCCCAGGTCGACGGGCTCACCGAGGCGGCGATCCACGAATGCATCCGGGAGCAGGCGGATCACGGCGCGGTGGTCACCATCGCGCACCGGCTCTCCACCGTCATCGACGCGGACACCATCGTGGTCATGGAGGACGGCCGCATCCGCGCCCGAGGCGACCACGAAACGCTGCTCGCCACCGACACGCTCTACCGGGACCTGGTCGAGGCGCTGCACATCGCCGAGGCAGGCACCCGGGCCGCCGAGGAACTGGCGGTGAGCAACGCCGGCTGA
- a CDS encoding TetR/AcrR family transcriptional regulator, giving the protein MATAAAGTTEAEVGRVETATRARTRRAILDAAVIVLSRDPAASLGDIAVEAGVGRTTLHRYFPERTDLLDGLGHHVLDRIAAATDRAQPDRGSALAAIERLCQEYFALGGALAMICNDPQIACRPEWNQETDADRSMLRLIERGHADGSIDPEVDPRWAQQMLWALLYASWQYVNDHAAPRYQVLDQCLRTLRKALGS; this is encoded by the coding sequence ATGGCGACAGCAGCGGCGGGCACGACGGAAGCAGAGGTCGGCAGGGTGGAGACGGCTACCCGCGCGCGCACCCGCCGGGCGATACTCGACGCCGCGGTCATCGTGCTGTCCCGTGATCCGGCTGCCTCTCTCGGCGACATCGCCGTCGAAGCCGGGGTGGGCCGGACCACTCTGCACCGCTACTTCCCGGAACGCACCGACCTGCTCGACGGGCTCGGCCATCACGTACTCGACCGGATCGCGGCGGCCACCGACCGGGCCCAGCCCGACCGGGGAAGCGCCCTCGCCGCGATCGAACGCCTCTGCCAGGAGTACTTCGCGCTCGGCGGCGCGCTCGCGATGATCTGCAACGACCCGCAGATCGCCTGCCGGCCGGAGTGGAACCAGGAGACCGATGCCGACCGGTCGATGCTGCGGTTGATCGAACGCGGCCACGCGGACGGAAGCATCGATCCCGAGGTCGACCCGCGCTGGGCGCAGCAGATGCTCTGGGCGTTGCTGTACGCCAGTTGGCAGTACGTCAACGACCACGCGGCGCCTCGCTACCAGGTACTCGACCAGTGCCTCCGTACGCTCCGCAAGGCGCTCGGCAGCTAG
- the modA gene encoding molybdate ABC transporter substrate-binding protein — MRRAPRTALVAVAVALVAVGCADPVPSESGVSGTSPATVTGPLTVLAAASLTDTFTRIGADFEAAHPDVTVTFNFAGSSQLAQQITAGAPADVFAAASPTTMATVVDAGDAAGEPVVFVRNQLVIAVPDGNPAGVAGLADLTAPEVKVALCAEQVPCGAAARVALDAAGSDLVPVTYERDVRAALSKVRLGEVDAALVYRTDAASAADEVAAVEFAESAEAINDYPIVTLAQAANPVTAEAFVAYVRSAAGQAVLAEAGFQLP, encoded by the coding sequence ATGCGCCGCGCACCGCGTACCGCCCTGGTCGCCGTCGCTGTCGCCCTGGTCGCCGTCGGCTGTGCCGACCCTGTGCCCTCGGAATCCGGCGTATCCGGCACGTCACCAGCGACGGTGACTGGACCGCTCACCGTACTCGCCGCCGCCTCCCTGACCGACACGTTCACCCGGATCGGTGCCGACTTCGAAGCCGCCCACCCCGATGTCACCGTGACGTTCAACTTCGCCGGCAGCTCCCAGCTCGCCCAGCAGATCACCGCCGGCGCACCGGCCGACGTCTTCGCCGCCGCCAGCCCCACCACCATGGCGACCGTCGTCGACGCCGGTGACGCAGCCGGCGAACCGGTGGTGTTCGTCCGCAACCAGCTGGTCATCGCCGTGCCCGACGGCAACCCAGCCGGCGTCGCCGGCCTGGCCGACCTCACCGCGCCCGAGGTCAAGGTGGCGCTCTGCGCCGAACAGGTGCCCTGTGGCGCCGCCGCCCGCGTCGCGCTCGACGCCGCCGGCAGCGACCTGGTGCCGGTCACCTACGAACGCGACGTACGGGCGGCACTGTCCAAGGTGCGTCTCGGCGAGGTCGACGCGGCACTGGTCTATCGCACGGACGCCGCCAGCGCCGCCGACGAGGTGGCCGCCGTCGAGTTCGCCGAATCGGCCGAGGCGATCAACGACTACCCGATCGTGACCCTGGCCCAGGCCGCCAACCCGGTGACGGCCGAGGCGTTCGTGGCGTACGTCCGCTCCGCCGCCGGTCAGGCGGTGCTCGCCGAAGCCGGATTCCAGCTCCCATGA
- a CDS encoding ABC transporter permease, with protein MLPLAGLLLRTPWTELPQRLTAPGVLDALRLSLLTATAATGLCLLLGVPLAWLLARTRFPGRGAIRALVTVPLVLPPVVGGLALLLVYGRRGLVGGWLDDTFGVTLPFTTAAVVLAEAFVAMPFLIIAVEGALRGADPRYEEAAATLGASRWTIFRRVTLPIVAPGVAAGSVLCWARALGEFGATITFAGNFPGRTQTMPLAVYLALEQDLEAAIVLSVLLLVVSVVILAGLRDRWVGGLR; from the coding sequence ATGCTGCCGCTGGCCGGCCTGCTGCTGCGAACGCCCTGGACCGAACTGCCGCAGCGCCTGACCGCGCCCGGGGTCCTCGACGCGCTGCGGCTGTCGCTGCTGACCGCCACCGCCGCCACCGGATTGTGTCTGCTGCTCGGCGTGCCGCTGGCCTGGCTGCTGGCCCGTACCCGCTTCCCGGGGCGAGGAGCGATCCGCGCGCTGGTCACCGTACCGCTGGTGCTGCCGCCGGTGGTCGGAGGTCTCGCGCTGCTGCTCGTCTACGGCCGGCGCGGACTGGTCGGCGGCTGGCTCGACGACACCTTCGGTGTCACCCTGCCGTTCACCACCGCCGCCGTGGTCCTGGCCGAGGCGTTCGTCGCCATGCCGTTCCTGATCATCGCGGTCGAGGGCGCCCTGCGCGGGGCCGACCCGCGCTACGAGGAAGCCGCCGCCACCCTCGGCGCCAGCCGGTGGACCATTTTCCGCCGGGTCACCCTGCCGATCGTCGCACCGGGTGTCGCCGCCGGCTCGGTGCTCTGCTGGGCGCGGGCGCTCGGCGAGTTCGGCGCCACCATCACGTTCGCCGGTAACTTCCCCGGCCGTACCCAGACCATGCCGCTGGCCGTCTACCTCGCCCTGGAACAGGACCTGGAAGCGGCGATCGTGCTCAGCGTGCTGCTGCTGGTCGTCTCCGTGGTGATCCTGGCCGGCCTGCGGGACCGCTGGGTCGGTGGGCTGCGGTGA
- a CDS encoding ABC transporter ATP-binding protein yields the protein MTLDAAPSPVSSPDGRLDAHLVVERDGFTLDLRLTAVPGEVVALLGPNGAGKTTALRALAGLQPLHAGHLRVGGVPWDEPARRVLVPPARRGVGVVFQDHLLFPHLSALDNVAFGPRSHGTPRRAARDEAARWLDRVGLAGYARRRPRELSGGQAQRVALARALAVRPRLLLLDEPLAALDARTRQDTRADLRRHLAAHTGVTVLVSHDPLDAMVLADRLVIIEDGMLVQAGDAATVTARPRTEYVARLVGLNLYRGRADGASVTLPGGFTLVAAEPQRGEVFVAFAPSAVALYRRRPDGSPRNTWPATVVGVAPNGDRLRVELAGPLSVGVDLTTAAAAHLGLRPGQRLWASLKASETAVYPADPDRTILGGRSTSDGSSSPGREPN from the coding sequence GTGACGCTCGACGCGGCACCGTCACCGGTGTCGTCGCCCGACGGGCGGCTGGACGCCCACCTGGTCGTCGAACGCGACGGATTCACCCTCGACCTGCGGCTGACCGCCGTGCCCGGCGAGGTGGTGGCGTTGCTCGGCCCCAACGGTGCGGGGAAGACCACCGCGCTGCGGGCGCTGGCCGGGCTGCAGCCGTTGCACGCCGGTCACCTGCGCGTCGGCGGCGTCCCGTGGGACGAGCCGGCCCGGCGGGTGCTGGTGCCGCCGGCCCGGCGCGGCGTCGGCGTCGTCTTCCAGGACCACCTGCTCTTTCCGCACCTGAGCGCACTGGACAACGTGGCGTTCGGACCCCGTAGCCACGGCACACCCCGGCGGGCCGCCCGCGACGAAGCGGCCCGCTGGCTGGACCGGGTCGGGCTGGCCGGGTACGCCCGGCGGCGACCCCGGGAACTGTCCGGTGGGCAGGCGCAGCGGGTGGCGTTGGCTCGCGCGCTCGCCGTACGGCCACGGTTGCTGTTGCTCGACGAACCGCTCGCCGCGCTGGACGCCCGGACCCGCCAGGACACCCGGGCCGACCTGCGTCGGCATCTCGCCGCCCACACCGGGGTCACCGTGCTGGTCAGCCACGACCCGCTGGACGCGATGGTGCTCGCCGACCGGCTGGTCATCATCGAGGACGGCATGCTGGTGCAGGCCGGCGACGCGGCGACCGTCACCGCCCGCCCCCGTACCGAGTACGTGGCCCGGCTGGTCGGGCTCAACCTCTACCGGGGGCGGGCCGACGGGGCGAGCGTCACCCTGCCCGGTGGGTTCACCCTGGTTGCGGCCGAGCCGCAGCGGGGCGAGGTGTTCGTCGCGTTCGCGCCGTCGGCGGTCGCGCTCTACCGGCGTCGGCCGGACGGCAGCCCGCGCAACACCTGGCCGGCCACGGTCGTCGGGGTGGCCCCCAACGGCGACCGGCTACGGGTGGAGCTGGCCGGACCGCTGTCGGTCGGTGTCGACCTGACCACGGCGGCGGCGGCCCATCTGGGGCTGCGTCCCGGCCAGCGACTCTGGGCGAGTCTCAAAGCCAGCGAGACCGCGGTGTACCCCGCCGACCCGGACCGTACGATTCTCGGTGGAAGGTCGACTTCCGACGGCAGTTCGTCTCCAGGGAGGGAACCCAATTGA
- the htpG gene encoding molecular chaperone HtpG, which translates to MSTGVETREFQAEARQLLQLMVHSIYSNKDIFLRELISNASDALDKLRLQALIDKDLEVDASDLHIEIEVDREQRTLTVRDNGIGMSRDEVVTLIGTIAKSGTAELLRKLKEAKDTASQELIGQFGVGFYATFMVADRVTLLTRRAGETEATRWESAGEGTYTIEPVDEAPQGTTVTLHLKPADAEDQLFDYTDEWKIKEIVKRYSDFIAWPIRMTTERPGTAEGEEGETVSEVATLNSMKALWARPRSEVSDDEYKEFYKHVSHDWNDPLDIIHMKAEGTFEYEALLFVPAQAPYDLFMRDSKRGVQLYVKRVFIMDDCEALIPEYLRFVKGVVDAQDLSLNISREILQQDRQIQLIRRRLVKKVLSSLKELMDNDADRYRTFWTQLGRAVKEGLLNDFDNQRAILDISSFASTHDAEQLTTLAGYIERMKDGQEDIYYMTGESRTMIENSPHMEAFKAKGYEVLLLTDPVDEMWVESVADYDGKKLRSIAKGQVDLDAADDDAASDPERDQQKEQYAPLLTWLGKTLDEQVKEVRLSTRLTTSPACLVGDAGDMTPALERMYRAMGQDGPKIKRILELNPTHPLVSGLREAYGARADDPVLAETAELLYGTALLAEGGELDDPARFAKLLADRLARTV; encoded by the coding sequence TTGAGCACCGGGGTCGAGACGCGTGAGTTCCAGGCCGAGGCGCGTCAGCTCTTGCAGTTGATGGTCCACTCGATCTACTCGAACAAGGACATTTTCCTGCGGGAGTTGATCTCGAACGCCTCCGACGCGTTGGACAAGCTGCGGTTGCAGGCATTGATCGACAAGGATCTTGAGGTCGACGCCTCCGACCTGCACATCGAGATCGAGGTCGATCGCGAGCAGCGCACCCTGACGGTACGGGACAACGGGATCGGGATGTCCCGCGACGAGGTGGTCACGTTGATCGGGACCATCGCCAAGTCGGGCACCGCCGAGCTGCTGCGCAAGCTCAAGGAGGCCAAGGACACCGCGTCACAGGAACTGATCGGGCAGTTCGGTGTCGGTTTCTACGCCACCTTCATGGTCGCCGACCGGGTCACCCTGCTGACCCGCCGGGCCGGCGAGACCGAGGCGACCCGGTGGGAGTCGGCCGGCGAGGGCACCTACACCATCGAACCGGTCGACGAAGCGCCACAGGGCACCACGGTGACGCTGCACCTCAAGCCGGCGGACGCCGAGGACCAGCTCTTCGACTACACCGACGAGTGGAAAATCAAGGAAATCGTCAAGCGGTACTCGGACTTCATCGCCTGGCCGATCCGGATGACCACCGAACGCCCCGGTACGGCCGAGGGCGAAGAAGGTGAAACGGTCAGCGAGGTCGCCACCCTCAACTCGATGAAGGCGCTGTGGGCGCGGCCGCGCTCGGAGGTCTCCGACGACGAATACAAGGAGTTCTACAAGCACGTCAGCCACGACTGGAACGACCCGCTCGACATCATCCACATGAAGGCCGAAGGCACCTTCGAGTACGAAGCGTTGCTGTTCGTGCCGGCGCAGGCGCCGTACGACCTGTTCATGCGGGACTCGAAGCGCGGCGTGCAGCTGTACGTCAAGCGCGTGTTCATCATGGACGACTGCGAAGCGCTGATCCCCGAGTATCTGCGGTTCGTCAAGGGTGTCGTCGACGCGCAGGACCTGTCGCTGAACATCAGCCGGGAGATCCTGCAGCAGGACCGGCAGATCCAGTTGATCCGCCGCCGGCTGGTCAAGAAGGTGCTCTCGTCGCTCAAGGAGCTGATGGACAACGACGCGGACCGCTACCGCACCTTCTGGACCCAGCTCGGCCGGGCGGTCAAGGAGGGTCTGCTCAACGACTTCGACAACCAGCGGGCGATTCTGGACATCTCGTCGTTCGCCTCGACCCACGACGCGGAACAGTTGACCACCCTGGCCGGGTACATCGAGCGGATGAAGGATGGCCAGGAGGACATCTACTACATGACCGGCGAGTCCCGCACGATGATCGAGAACTCGCCGCACATGGAGGCGTTCAAGGCCAAGGGCTACGAGGTGCTGCTGCTCACTGACCCGGTCGACGAGATGTGGGTCGAATCGGTCGCCGACTACGACGGCAAGAAGCTGCGGTCGATCGCCAAGGGCCAGGTCGACCTCGACGCCGCCGACGACGACGCCGCGTCCGACCCCGAGCGGGACCAGCAGAAGGAGCAGTACGCCCCGCTGCTGACCTGGCTCGGCAAGACCCTCGACGAACAGGTCAAGGAGGTCCGGCTCTCCACCCGGCTGACCACCTCGCCGGCCTGCCTGGTGGGCGACGCGGGTGACATGACGCCGGCGCTGGAGCGGATGTACCGGGCGATGGGCCAGGACGGGCCGAAGATCAAGCGGATCCTGGAGCTGAACCCGACGCACCCGCTGGTGTCCGGGCTGCGGGAGGCGTACGGTGCCCGGGCCGACGACCCGGTGCTGGCCGAGACCGCCGAGCTACTGTACGGCACCGCGCTGCTCGCCGAAGGTGGCGAGCTGGACGACCCGGCCCGGTTCGCCAAGCTGCTCGCCGACCGCCTGGCCCGTACGGTCTGA
- a CDS encoding IS701 family transposase, with protein MVGSWDAGLEELFFRFAHRFERVEPRRRAWAYVRGLLAPLERRNGWTLAEQAGHVSPDGLQGMLCSAAWDRDAVRDDVRDYVVERIGDPAGVLVADETGFIKKGRASAGVQRQYSGTAGKTENCQIGTFLCYATARGRALIDRELYLPKSWTDDRDRCRAAAIPEEVGFATKPQQAQAMVERAIEARVPFSWFTADEAYGQNPGLRGWLEDQDIAYVMATRCDDEVPSGLRTTLRVDELVARVRAGAWQRLSCGDGARGPRRYDWARVPIRRTFAHGRRGWVLARRSISDPGEIAYYVCFGRRGTRLRELVRVAGSRWSVEESFQTAKNEVGLDQYQVRRYDAWYAHITLAMAAAAFLVVTRAAEAAKGAPPQASAA; from the coding sequence GTGGTCGGGTCGTGGGATGCCGGGTTGGAGGAGTTGTTCTTCCGGTTCGCACATCGGTTTGAGCGGGTGGAGCCCCGGCGGCGGGCGTGGGCGTATGTGCGGGGGTTGTTGGCGCCGTTGGAGCGGCGGAACGGGTGGACTCTCGCGGAGCAGGCTGGGCATGTGTCGCCGGACGGGTTGCAGGGCATGTTGTGCAGCGCGGCGTGGGACCGGGACGCGGTCCGCGATGACGTGCGCGACTACGTCGTGGAGCGGATCGGCGATCCGGCCGGGGTGCTTGTCGCCGATGAGACCGGGTTCATCAAGAAGGGCCGCGCCTCGGCGGGAGTCCAGAGGCAGTACTCGGGCACGGCGGGCAAGACCGAGAACTGTCAGATCGGCACGTTCCTGTGCTACGCCACGGCGCGGGGTCGGGCGTTGATCGACCGGGAGTTGTACCTGCCGAAGTCGTGGACCGATGACCGGGACCGGTGCCGGGCGGCGGCGATCCCGGAAGAGGTGGGGTTCGCCACGAAGCCGCAGCAGGCACAGGCCATGGTGGAGCGGGCGATCGAGGCGCGGGTGCCGTTCTCGTGGTTCACGGCGGACGAGGCCTACGGGCAGAACCCGGGCCTGCGGGGCTGGCTGGAGGATCAGGACATCGCCTATGTGATGGCCACCCGCTGTGACGACGAGGTGCCCTCCGGACTGCGCACCACCCTGCGTGTCGATGAGCTGGTCGCGAGGGTGCGTGCGGGCGCGTGGCAGCGCCTGTCGTGCGGTGATGGCGCGCGCGGGCCACGCCGCTACGACTGGGCCCGGGTACCGATCCGGCGCACCTTCGCCCACGGCCGCCGCGGCTGGGTCCTCGCCCGACGCTCGATCAGCGACCCTGGCGAGATCGCCTACTACGTCTGCTTCGGCCGACGCGGCACCCGACTGCGTGAGTTGGTGCGGGTCGCCGGCAGTCGCTGGTCGGTGGAGGAGTCGTTCCAGACCGCGAAGAACGAGGTCGGCCTGGACCAGTACCAGGTCCGCCGCTACGACGCCTGGTACGCCCACATCACCCTCGCGATGGCCGCCGCCGCGTTCCTCGTCGTCACCCGCGCCGCCGAGGCCGCAAAGGGGGCACCACCCCAAGCGAGCGCAGCCTGA
- a CDS encoding aspartate/glutamate racemase family protein, producing MLTIGLIGGMSWESSAHYYRLANELVRDRLGGHHSARCLLYSVDFADIERLQSAGEWDEAGRVLADAARRVEAAGADLLLLCTNTMHKVADRVADAVRIPLLHIVDVTAATVRRHGLHTVGLLGTAFTMEQDFLRDRLAGHGLTVLVPGAEDRKMIHSVIYDELCLGVVSEASRTAYLRVIDRLIAAGAQGVILGCTEIELLITQDDTPVLLFPTTRLHVTAAVDQAITADQLVTTDQPVTADQLVTIDQPITTDQPVTA from the coding sequence ATGTTGACGATCGGCCTGATCGGCGGGATGAGCTGGGAAAGCAGCGCCCACTACTACCGGCTCGCCAACGAGTTGGTCCGCGACCGGCTCGGCGGCCACCACTCGGCGCGGTGTCTGCTCTACTCGGTCGACTTCGCCGACATCGAACGGCTTCAGTCGGCTGGCGAGTGGGACGAGGCCGGGCGGGTGCTCGCCGACGCCGCCCGTCGGGTCGAGGCCGCCGGCGCCGACCTGCTGTTGCTCTGCACCAACACCATGCACAAGGTGGCCGACCGGGTCGCCGACGCGGTACGCATCCCGCTGCTACACATCGTCGACGTCACCGCCGCCACCGTACGCCGCCACGGCCTGCACACGGTCGGGCTGCTCGGTACCGCGTTCACCATGGAGCAGGACTTCCTGCGCGACCGGCTGGCCGGTCACGGGCTGACCGTGCTGGTGCCGGGCGCGGAGGACCGCAAGATGATCCACTCGGTGATCTACGACGAGCTCTGCCTCGGGGTGGTCAGCGAGGCCTCCCGTACGGCCTATCTGCGGGTGATCGACCGGCTCATCGCCGCCGGGGCGCAGGGCGTGATCCTGGGCTGTACCGAGATAGAACTGCTGATCACCCAGGACGACACCCCGGTGCTGCTCTTTCCCACCACGCGGCTACACGTGACCGCCGCCGTCGACCAGGCGATCACCGCCGACCAGCTGGTCACCACCGACCAGCCGGTCACCGCCGACCAGTTGGTCACCATCGACCAGCCGATCACCACCGACCAGCCGGTCACCGCCTAG
- a CDS encoding substrate-binding domain-containing protein produces the protein MRPSCHLGASPAAPPRPDHPSGDGETDDPSTIYYVTYVDARLCGRIVAAAGVCHNDLAALGLLDGLAAADVRVPTEISVVGYDDLSFARWLAPALTTARQPKYQLGRVAAELLLAEGGPDHAHREVRLRPSLVVRSSTARPWDGGRSPR, from the coding sequence ATGCGGCCATCGTGCCACCTCGGCGCCTCCCCGGCCGCGCCTCCCCGGCCAGATCACCCGTCCGGCGACGGCGAGACCGACGATCCATCGACCATCTACTATGTAACGTACGTCGATGCGCGCCTATGTGGACGTATTGTCGCTGCGGCCGGCGTCTGTCACAACGATCTGGCCGCGCTGGGTCTGCTGGACGGTCTGGCGGCGGCCGACGTGCGGGTCCCGACGGAGATCTCCGTGGTCGGTTACGACGACCTGTCCTTCGCCCGCTGGTTGGCGCCGGCGCTCACCACGGCGCGTCAGCCCAAGTACCAGTTGGGCCGGGTGGCCGCCGAACTGTTGCTGGCCGAGGGCGGTCCGGACCACGCGCACCGGGAGGTCCGGCTGCGGCCGTCGCTGGTGGTCCGTTCCTCGACCGCACGGCCGTGGGACGGCGGCCGGTCCCCGCGATGA